In Spirosoma pollinicola, the genomic window AAGGTGTTAATCCAATTGTGGTTACCTTGACAATCAGCTAGTTAGCTTCATTGCTGGCTAGCTGATTTGCGTTTAGGCATAACGTTCGGCAAAATAATTCTTTCGCCAAATCATGTATGCTTCTAAGCTCCGGCCATGATGCACCTTCACGTAGAATATCTACAAGCCCGGCACCCAAACCTTATACGGGTAAACGCCCCGGTTGCCGAAGGTATAGAACGGGATGGCGCTGAAACTTACCGCTTTCCCGTCTTTATTCTGGCCCTGCCCTGTAATTACATTGACCCCGTTCAGGAGTGCCGTTTTGTAGGTTAACGTGAGCGGGGTGCTGGCGGGTAGTGTGAGCTCGTTCAGGTTGGGGTTGTCGATGCCCTCCAGTCCATACACAATAGGGCCGGACGCCAAGGCTACTTTGCCTTTGATTGTCTGAATCGAATCGCTGGGGGAAACGATTCGGGGCTGCATCGGCAGGGACAGTTCGATACGGTCGCCTTTTTTCCAGGTTCGACGGATAGATACATACCCATTCTGCGGTTGCACGGCCACAGCTTTCCCGTTCACATTCAACGACACTTGGCCCCCAACGGAAGAGGTGTATAAACTGAACGGATTTTCCTGCTTTTGCGCCCATCCCGGTATGCGGACTTTCACCGTAAAGGTTTTCGGTGTGGCCGGATTGACAACAATCACCGATTCGCCTTTCCAGGGGTAATGTGTCACCTGCTTTAGGTTGATGTTGGTTCCCTCAACGCTCAGGTCGGCCTGGCTCCCAATAAACAGGTTCACGTAGGCGGCATCGGTGTCGTAGGCGTAGATGAATCCCGGCAGCGCCGACACCATTTTGAGCAGCATGGGCGGACAGCACGGGCAACCATGCCAGGCCCAGCGCTTGTGGTCGGTGGCTACCAGCGGATTCTCGTAAAAGTAATGATCGCCCTGTAGCGAAATGCTCGACAGCAGGTTGTTATACAGCACCCGTTCCAGTTCGTCGATGTATTTGCCGTCGGCTTCGAGTTCGTTCATGCGCTGGCTGAAAAATGCTGAGCCAATAGCAGCACAGGATTCCAGATAAGCCGATTCGGGCATGAAAAAGTTAGCCCCGAAACGCTCCCCATCGGCAATGGCGCCTTCGCCCCCCGTGATGAACATCCGCTTGCCAATCATATTATCCCAGTAAGCGTTGGCCGTTGCCACATAGCGTGGGTCCTGATTTTCCAGCGCCGTAGCCGCCACGCCGGTGGCCAGCAAGGTTGCCCGCACGGCATGGCCCTCTATCGTGCGCTGTTTAAAGACAGACATGTGATCTTGATTGTATGACTCGTCGCTCTTTCGGGCATACCGACCGTCTTTATCCCCGTAATTACCCCGGTTTTCGATCCAGAACGTTGCCAGTTCGTAATAGTGTTTCTCGTTTACGGGTACGCTCATTTTCGCTTTTAGCCCCGGTTCGTCGGTAAACAGCCAGTAGAGTTTCAGGATAGCCTCTTCCGGTCCACCATGTCCGGGAATGACGTTCTTTTTGGGATACGGCCCCATTTCCCGATACATGTAATTGCTGAATTTGGTCGCTACGTTAAGCAGCTTCGTTTTGCCCGTGGCTTTGTAATAATGCACGGCGGCTTCGATCAGCATACCCGCGTTATACACATCATGTTGCCACTTATCGTCTCCGCCGTTCGTACCCCACCGCTGTGTCGGTTTTTCGAGGGTTGTGTAGGTGTTCAGATAGCCATCCGGGTCGGCGGCCTGAGCTGCGGCAATGCGGTCAATGTAGGCGTCGATCTTCTTTTCCAGTTTCGGGTCGGGGTATTCGGCCAGCAGGTCGGCGGCACCGCGAATGGTTTCGTATACCAGCCCATCATACCAGGGAGGGCCATCATGGCTGCCCGTATTTTTCTTTCCCTGCGCCACCAGGTCGAAGTTCAGAAACGCGTTACGCGTACGTCCCAGCTTCGTTTTTTCGTCTATTAAATCCTTGAGATCGGGTTCGTAATGACCTTCCAGCTTGTCGAACACATCGTATACCGTTTTGGCATCCCACACCTTTAATTTAGGGCTCCAGAATAGGTCATTCACGCGCACCTGCTCCAGTTTCAGCGGGTGAATGATATGTGTGCGGGCGGGCTGAGCAACGGCCACCTGAGTTAGCAGGGCAGCGAGCAAGACCAGATGTAAACGTTGACGGTAAAGCATGGCGTGATGGGGTCTATCGGGTTACGGGTAGAAGTACACGGGCTGGCTTTTTTTACTACTGGCAAGCATGACATTTATGGCGTAATTGCTCAGCCACTGCCTTTGCGGATTCGGCTGCCTCTGAAGGCAATGGAACATAGTCCCGGTTGAAATCCGCTCTTTTTACCGGAATCCCCGCTGTTTGTACCGCTCTCCCCAGCCCCTCGCTCCGTAGGTTTGTCCTAGTAAAAGCAACGAAGACAATTCCGCTTTTTGCCGCATCAACGCCTACGAACTTTCCAGTTTTACCAACTAACCAATTTTATGTATGGACACGTTTAACCGCGTCGTTTTAGGCGCACTACTTAGTATCAGCATGACACTTTCAACAACCGAAGATGTGTCGGCTCAGGCATCAGCCACCGGCGTAAAAAATGTAGTACTGGTTCACGGCACCTGGGCCGATGGCTCAAGCTGGGCCAAAGTAATTCCCTTACTGGAGGCTAAGGGACTCCATGTAATCTCGGTGCAAAACCCACTCACCTCGCTGGGCGACGATGTGGCGGCTACCAAACGGGCCATCGAGTTAATGAGTGGTCCCGTTTTACTGGTGGGCCATTCCTGGGGGGGCGTGGTCATAACGGAAGCGGGTAACCACGACAAGGTAGCCGGGCTTGTTTATGTAGCCGCAGCGGCTCCCGACGAAGGTCAGTCATTCCTGGAACTGGTACAGACGGCAGCCTCCACACCCGGAAATGATGAGATCAGACCCGATGCCTACGGCTTTGTCAGCATGTCGCCCAAAGGTATCAATGACGATTTTGCGCAGGACTTACCCGAATCAGAGCGGAAGTTATTGATTGCAACGCAGGGGCCACAGGCTTTCACGGCCCTAAAGGAAAAAATTACCAAAGCGGCCTGGAAAAGCAAGCCTTCCTGGTATGTCGTTGCGGCTAATGACCGCATGATCAATCCGGATCTTGAACGGACGCTGGCCAAAAAACTCAAGGCAACTACCCTCGAACTGAAATCCAGCCATGTTGCCATGCTGGCTCAGCCGGAGAAAGTAGCTGCGTTCATTTTGGAAGCCGCCAGTAAGGTAAAGTCAATGTGAATGCTTAATTTAAGTTGTGAGATGACAGCGCTACTGTCATCTCACAACTTAAATTAAATGTATAGTACTACGAGCAACAACAATTCACTTAACAGCATGGACAACCGCATTTTAGGCCTACATCACATCACGGCAATTGCCAACAATGCCCAGCGCAACTACGATTTTTATACCCATGTGCTGGGGCTGCACATGGTAAAAAAGACTGTCAACTTCGATGATCCTGGTACGTATCATTTTTACTACGGCAACGAAGAAGGGACACCCGGCACCATCCTGACGTTTTTCCCCTGGGAGGGTATAGGACCCGGTAAAAACGGGGTGGGTATGGCCACCGAAATCGGCTATTCCGTACCGGCCGGAAGCCTGGATAACTGGGCCGGGCGATTCATGGAGTTTGGGGTGTCTATGGGCGAACAGTCGGAGCGGTTTGGTGAAACCTATTTGCCCTTCACTGACCCCGATGGGCTGGCGATTGCGCTCATTCAGCATTCAGATCAGCGACCCGTCTGGGAAACGGCGGACATCAAACTAGACATGGCAACGCAGGGGTTTCATAGCGTAACGCTGAGTCTGCAAACAATTGAGGCAACTGCCCGCGTGTTGACCGATATTTTTGGGTATACGCTGCAAGCCCAGGAGGGCAATCGCTACCGGTTTGTTACGGATGCGATTCCCACCGCTTCGATTGTCGATTTGCTGGAAGAACCCAAAGGGACAACAGGCAGAAATGCCGCCGGAACCAATCACCACGTGGCATTCCGGGTGGCGAACGATACTATTCAGATGGAGTTTCGGGATAAGATTCTGAGCAAAGGATTACAGATAACGCCCAAAATTGACCGCGACTATTTCTTCTCGCTCTACTTCCGCGAGCCGGGGGGCGTCCTGTTTGAAATTGCCACCGATAACCCCGGCTTTACGGTAGATGAACCGCTGGAAGAATTGGGAACCAATCTCAAACTTCCGAAACAATACGAAACCTCACGGGAACGCATCGAGAAGTCATTACCACTCTTAGTGGCCCGATAACAGAATTATCCCATACTGATCACTACTAAACGAACGAGTCCATGCAAACAAGTATTGGCAT contains:
- a CDS encoding glycoside hydrolase family 127 protein; translated protein: MLYRQRLHLVLLAALLTQVAVAQPARTHIIHPLKLEQVRVNDLFWSPKLKVWDAKTVYDVFDKLEGHYEPDLKDLIDEKTKLGRTRNAFLNFDLVAQGKKNTGSHDGPPWYDGLVYETIRGAADLLAEYPDPKLEKKIDAYIDRIAAAQAADPDGYLNTYTTLEKPTQRWGTNGGDDKWQHDVYNAGMLIEAAVHYYKATGKTKLLNVATKFSNYMYREMGPYPKKNVIPGHGGPEEAILKLYWLFTDEPGLKAKMSVPVNEKHYYELATFWIENRGNYGDKDGRYARKSDESYNQDHMSVFKQRTIEGHAVRATLLATGVAATALENQDPRYVATANAYWDNMIGKRMFITGGEGAIADGERFGANFFMPESAYLESCAAIGSAFFSQRMNELEADGKYIDELERVLYNNLLSSISLQGDHYFYENPLVATDHKRWAWHGCPCCPPMLLKMVSALPGFIYAYDTDAAYVNLFIGSQADLSVEGTNINLKQVTHYPWKGESVIVVNPATPKTFTVKVRIPGWAQKQENPFSLYTSSVGGQVSLNVNGKAVAVQPQNGYVSIRRTWKKGDRIELSLPMQPRIVSPSDSIQTIKGKVALASGPIVYGLEGIDNPNLNELTLPASTPLTLTYKTALLNGVNVITGQGQNKDGKAVSFSAIPFYTFGNRGVYPYKVWVPGL
- a CDS encoding alpha/beta fold hydrolase translates to MDTFNRVVLGALLSISMTLSTTEDVSAQASATGVKNVVLVHGTWADGSSWAKVIPLLEAKGLHVISVQNPLTSLGDDVAATKRAIELMSGPVLLVGHSWGGVVITEAGNHDKVAGLVYVAAAAPDEGQSFLELVQTAASTPGNDEIRPDAYGFVSMSPKGINDDFAQDLPESERKLLIATQGPQAFTALKEKITKAAWKSKPSWYVVAANDRMINPDLERTLAKKLKATTLELKSSHVAMLAQPEKVAAFILEAASKVKSM
- a CDS encoding ring-cleaving dioxygenase: MDNRILGLHHITAIANNAQRNYDFYTHVLGLHMVKKTVNFDDPGTYHFYYGNEEGTPGTILTFFPWEGIGPGKNGVGMATEIGYSVPAGSLDNWAGRFMEFGVSMGEQSERFGETYLPFTDPDGLAIALIQHSDQRPVWETADIKLDMATQGFHSVTLSLQTIEATARVLTDIFGYTLQAQEGNRYRFVTDAIPTASIVDLLEEPKGTTGRNAAGTNHHVAFRVANDTIQMEFRDKILSKGLQITPKIDRDYFFSLYFREPGGVLFEIATDNPGFTVDEPLEELGTNLKLPKQYETSRERIEKSLPLLVAR